The Neodiprion fabricii isolate iyNeoFabr1 chromosome 4, iyNeoFabr1.1, whole genome shotgun sequence genome window below encodes:
- the LOC124180942 gene encoding uncharacterized protein LOC124180942 isoform X1 — MQYITAFVLILLWTVKKLQCSDRMNNTAGHIVKLVVSPKPIEGVGIRPIILKKESQSLNLTCQIVYQKTERNDIPLPYEDPLPTYIVDWKALNSNDNRFKRGQNENSAWLWFEKLAEADAGDYSCHAISLNASRQPKVSAEIHLSVKNQVGTCGSNWFRCYSSRCINRRYLCDGMADCGDGEDETAVAGCGPDPCAGKIPCGERCLPRAWCCDLGNCNASLPIVRPDPPGIISTDQQRFNDMGFLQTTIYTVIGCAMAFMFIVTILVIMICRVHMKRAMNSRCPQQVRNPGSRPRHSVPLYDLDVYLNRTADINNQGGVTVTYNINNGVQFVGRPVEPPPYSEIAPVPPREGPPPPYVSRENLLDSPIVSNLNSNEVQQANSHSLTTEFINNEGTGSRIACNYQNNLNSASVNCFSSGQIPGPQTTPGFNRFNMSLICDNTSNTTLNTSTSTALNTSSNSDSSSNDSVGNFAICRNITSHSQNFEPEYTETDSLLTENRRDVQTQCADRIVRSSDYPCTVLNGQITNGIQDTVGVLKNTTSAEVPALLSDNHSGQTPKETLNDVSNNFDSKMSTNFPVNKRYESQILKNLEAESSFLDSEFKISCSGETRINKNDNSVQKSIPVGINSLSNQDMDSTLQRLSSKTVLDLSLLGESSKNNLSRNNSETARSLPFHLNFNNPVRGYVESDRDLGGYNSSLVIANGDPIKTHRILETNNLSSTNDSVKSSSRMSTIRKDLSDRVSNVSLSRENLATCTEDSPTNADESMERFPGYLNIKDDQMLRVPLVATEDSLVNYNNFTASLTTSDILEDGKQTIQSEGSMPIRETEPLVMPLRESFIGVRKEE; from the exons ATGCAGTATATCACTGCATTCGTACTGATCCTTTTGTGGACGGTGAAAAAGCTACAAT GTTCAGACCGGATGAACAATACAGCGGGACACATAGTGAAGCTGGTTGTATCGCCGAAACCAATCGAAGGTGTGGGAATCAGGCCGATTATTCTTAAGAAAGAATCTCAATCTTTGAATTTGACGTGTCAAATTGTTTATCAAAAAACGGAGAGAAATGACATTCCATTACCGTATGAAGATCCACTGCCAACTTACATCGTTGACTGGAAAGCTTTGAATTCCAATGATAATCG GTTCAAACGTGGTCAGAATGAGAACAGCGCTTGGCTCTGGTTTGAGAAGCTCGCGGAAGCAGATGCTGGAGATTACAGCTGCCATGCCATTTCGTTGAACGCGTCTAGACAGCCTAAGGTGTCTGCCGAGATTCATTTGTCTGTCAAAAACC aagTTGGAACATGCGGATCAAACTGGTTCAGATGCTACTCATCCCGCTGCATCAACCGGCGATATCTGTGCGATGGCATGGCCGACTGCGGGGATGGAGAGGACGAAACAGCCGTTGCTGGCTGTGGGCCGGATCCATGTGCCGGAAAGATACCTTGCGGGGAACGTTGTTTACCTCGTGCTTGGTGCTGCGATCTTGGTAACTGTAATGCAAGCTTGCCAATTGTTCGTCCCGATCCACCTGGAATTATTTCTACCGACCAGCAGCGGTTCAATGATATGGGATTTCTGCAAACTACTATCTACACTGTCATTG GTTGCGCAATGGCATTCATGTTCATCGTTACAATACTAGTTATAATGATATGTAGAGTTCATATGAAACGTGCCATGAATTCGAGATGTCCGCAACAAGTGAGAAATCCAGGGTCGCGACCACGCCATAGCGTCCCATTGTATGATCTTGATGTGTACTTAAATAGAACTGCGGATATTAATAACCAAGGAG GGGTCACAGTAACTTATAACATCAATAATGGAGTTCAATTTGTTGGAAGGCCTGTAGAGCCACCACCATATTCTGAAATTGCACCCGTTCCCCCGAGGGAAGGCCCTCCACCCCCATATGTGTCCCGCGAAAATCTGCTTGACTCTCCGATCGTGTCAAACTTGAATTCCAATGAAGTCCAGCAAGCGAACAGTCATAGTTTAACTACGGAATTTATTAACAACGAAGGTACGGGATCTCGGATTGCTTGTAATTATCAGAACAATCTTAACTCGGCAAGTGTTAATTGTTTTTCGAGTGGTCAGATACCAGGGCCCCAAACTACACCGGGTTTCAATCGTTTCAACATGAGTTTAATATGTGATAATACGTCGAACACGACATTAAATACTTCTACTAGTACAGCTCTTAATACTAGCAGCAATTCGGACTCTAGTAGTAATGATTCTGTCGGGAATTTTGCCATCTGCAGAAACATAACGTCACATTCGCAAAATTTCGAGCCGGAGTATACAGAAACAGATTCACTCTTGACAGAAAATCGTCGCGATGTTCAGACCCAGTGTGCAGATCGTATTGTCCGAAGTTCTGATTACCCTTGTACAGTTTTGAACGGCCAAATAACTAATGGAATTCAAGATACGGTTGGAGTTTTAAAGAACACCACGAGTGCAGAGGTTCCTGCATTGTTATCCGATAATCACAGTGGTCAAACTCCTAAAGAAACACTGAACGATGTCAGTAATAACTTTGATTCGAAAATGAGTACAAATTTTCCTGTCAACAAACGGTATGAAtcacaaatattgaaaaacttggAAGCAGAATCTTCTTTCTTAGACTCGGAATTCAAAATCTCATGTTCTGGTGAAACTAGGATAAATAAGAATGATAATTCGGTTCAGAAGTCAATTCCAGTTGGGATAAATTCGTTGAGCAATCAAGACATGGATTCTACCTTGCAGAGACTTAGCTCCAAAACAGTTTTGGACCTGAGCTTACTAGGTGAGtcgtcgaaaaataatttgtcaaGAAATAATAGCGAAACTGCGAGATCCTTGccatttcatttaaatttcaacaacCCGGTGCGCGGTTATGTAGAATCTGACAGAGATTTAGGCGGATATAACTCGAGTCTAGTAATTGCAAATGGAGATCCAATCAAAACACACCGTATATTAGAAACGAATAATCTTTCGTCTACAAATGACTCTGTGAAGTCCTCCTCCAGAATGAGTACAATTAGGAAAGATTTAAGCGATCGTGTATCAAACGTGTCTTTGAGTCGGGAAAACCTCGCTACATGCACAGAGGACTCACCGACTAATGCTGATGAAAGTATGGAACGTTTTCCTggatatttgaatataaaagaCGACCAAATGCTGAGGGTGCCTTTAGTAGCTACTGAAGATAGCTTGgtgaattacaataatttcactGCCAGTCTGACCACGAGTGATATACTGGAAGATGGCAAACAGACTATTCAATCTGAAGGCAGTATGCCGATAAGAGAAACTGAACCGTTGGTAATGCCTTTGCGTGAGTCGTTTATTGGCGTTCgaaaagaagaatga
- the LOC124180942 gene encoding uncharacterized protein LOC124180942 isoform X2 yields MQYITAFVLILLWTVKKLQCSDRMNNTAGHIVKLVVSPKPIEGVGIRPIILKKESQSLNLTCQIVYQKTERNDIPLPYEDPLPTYIVDWKALNSNDNRFKRGQNENSAWLWFEKLAEADAGDYSCHAISLNASRQPKVSAEIHLSVKNLGTCGSNWFRCYSSRCINRRYLCDGMADCGDGEDETAVAGCGPDPCAGKIPCGERCLPRAWCCDLGNCNASLPIVRPDPPGIISTDQQRFNDMGFLQTTIYTVIGCAMAFMFIVTILVIMICRVHMKRAMNSRCPQQVRNPGSRPRHSVPLYDLDVYLNRTADINNQGGVTVTYNINNGVQFVGRPVEPPPYSEIAPVPPREGPPPPYVSRENLLDSPIVSNLNSNEVQQANSHSLTTEFINNEGTGSRIACNYQNNLNSASVNCFSSGQIPGPQTTPGFNRFNMSLICDNTSNTTLNTSTSTALNTSSNSDSSSNDSVGNFAICRNITSHSQNFEPEYTETDSLLTENRRDVQTQCADRIVRSSDYPCTVLNGQITNGIQDTVGVLKNTTSAEVPALLSDNHSGQTPKETLNDVSNNFDSKMSTNFPVNKRYESQILKNLEAESSFLDSEFKISCSGETRINKNDNSVQKSIPVGINSLSNQDMDSTLQRLSSKTVLDLSLLGESSKNNLSRNNSETARSLPFHLNFNNPVRGYVESDRDLGGYNSSLVIANGDPIKTHRILETNNLSSTNDSVKSSSRMSTIRKDLSDRVSNVSLSRENLATCTEDSPTNADESMERFPGYLNIKDDQMLRVPLVATEDSLVNYNNFTASLTTSDILEDGKQTIQSEGSMPIRETEPLVMPLRESFIGVRKEE; encoded by the exons ATGCAGTATATCACTGCATTCGTACTGATCCTTTTGTGGACGGTGAAAAAGCTACAAT GTTCAGACCGGATGAACAATACAGCGGGACACATAGTGAAGCTGGTTGTATCGCCGAAACCAATCGAAGGTGTGGGAATCAGGCCGATTATTCTTAAGAAAGAATCTCAATCTTTGAATTTGACGTGTCAAATTGTTTATCAAAAAACGGAGAGAAATGACATTCCATTACCGTATGAAGATCCACTGCCAACTTACATCGTTGACTGGAAAGCTTTGAATTCCAATGATAATCG GTTCAAACGTGGTCAGAATGAGAACAGCGCTTGGCTCTGGTTTGAGAAGCTCGCGGAAGCAGATGCTGGAGATTACAGCTGCCATGCCATTTCGTTGAACGCGTCTAGACAGCCTAAGGTGTCTGCCGAGATTCATTTGTCTGTCAAAAACC TTGGAACATGCGGATCAAACTGGTTCAGATGCTACTCATCCCGCTGCATCAACCGGCGATATCTGTGCGATGGCATGGCCGACTGCGGGGATGGAGAGGACGAAACAGCCGTTGCTGGCTGTGGGCCGGATCCATGTGCCGGAAAGATACCTTGCGGGGAACGTTGTTTACCTCGTGCTTGGTGCTGCGATCTTGGTAACTGTAATGCAAGCTTGCCAATTGTTCGTCCCGATCCACCTGGAATTATTTCTACCGACCAGCAGCGGTTCAATGATATGGGATTTCTGCAAACTACTATCTACACTGTCATTG GTTGCGCAATGGCATTCATGTTCATCGTTACAATACTAGTTATAATGATATGTAGAGTTCATATGAAACGTGCCATGAATTCGAGATGTCCGCAACAAGTGAGAAATCCAGGGTCGCGACCACGCCATAGCGTCCCATTGTATGATCTTGATGTGTACTTAAATAGAACTGCGGATATTAATAACCAAGGAG GGGTCACAGTAACTTATAACATCAATAATGGAGTTCAATTTGTTGGAAGGCCTGTAGAGCCACCACCATATTCTGAAATTGCACCCGTTCCCCCGAGGGAAGGCCCTCCACCCCCATATGTGTCCCGCGAAAATCTGCTTGACTCTCCGATCGTGTCAAACTTGAATTCCAATGAAGTCCAGCAAGCGAACAGTCATAGTTTAACTACGGAATTTATTAACAACGAAGGTACGGGATCTCGGATTGCTTGTAATTATCAGAACAATCTTAACTCGGCAAGTGTTAATTGTTTTTCGAGTGGTCAGATACCAGGGCCCCAAACTACACCGGGTTTCAATCGTTTCAACATGAGTTTAATATGTGATAATACGTCGAACACGACATTAAATACTTCTACTAGTACAGCTCTTAATACTAGCAGCAATTCGGACTCTAGTAGTAATGATTCTGTCGGGAATTTTGCCATCTGCAGAAACATAACGTCACATTCGCAAAATTTCGAGCCGGAGTATACAGAAACAGATTCACTCTTGACAGAAAATCGTCGCGATGTTCAGACCCAGTGTGCAGATCGTATTGTCCGAAGTTCTGATTACCCTTGTACAGTTTTGAACGGCCAAATAACTAATGGAATTCAAGATACGGTTGGAGTTTTAAAGAACACCACGAGTGCAGAGGTTCCTGCATTGTTATCCGATAATCACAGTGGTCAAACTCCTAAAGAAACACTGAACGATGTCAGTAATAACTTTGATTCGAAAATGAGTACAAATTTTCCTGTCAACAAACGGTATGAAtcacaaatattgaaaaacttggAAGCAGAATCTTCTTTCTTAGACTCGGAATTCAAAATCTCATGTTCTGGTGAAACTAGGATAAATAAGAATGATAATTCGGTTCAGAAGTCAATTCCAGTTGGGATAAATTCGTTGAGCAATCAAGACATGGATTCTACCTTGCAGAGACTTAGCTCCAAAACAGTTTTGGACCTGAGCTTACTAGGTGAGtcgtcgaaaaataatttgtcaaGAAATAATAGCGAAACTGCGAGATCCTTGccatttcatttaaatttcaacaacCCGGTGCGCGGTTATGTAGAATCTGACAGAGATTTAGGCGGATATAACTCGAGTCTAGTAATTGCAAATGGAGATCCAATCAAAACACACCGTATATTAGAAACGAATAATCTTTCGTCTACAAATGACTCTGTGAAGTCCTCCTCCAGAATGAGTACAATTAGGAAAGATTTAAGCGATCGTGTATCAAACGTGTCTTTGAGTCGGGAAAACCTCGCTACATGCACAGAGGACTCACCGACTAATGCTGATGAAAGTATGGAACGTTTTCCTggatatttgaatataaaagaCGACCAAATGCTGAGGGTGCCTTTAGTAGCTACTGAAGATAGCTTGgtgaattacaataatttcactGCCAGTCTGACCACGAGTGATATACTGGAAGATGGCAAACAGACTATTCAATCTGAAGGCAGTATGCCGATAAGAGAAACTGAACCGTTGGTAATGCCTTTGCGTGAGTCGTTTATTGGCGTTCgaaaagaagaatga